A genomic window from Winogradskyella sp. J14-2 includes:
- the aspS gene encoding aspartate--tRNA ligase, whose protein sequence is MYRSHNCGELRATHNNTEVTLAGWVQGVRDKGFMIYVDLRDRYGITQLYFDEDQSTKALMETAQKLGREFVIQVKGKVQERTSKNPNIPTGDVEILVSELSVLNGSKTPPFTIEDETDGGDDLRMKYRYLDIRRNPVKDSLVFRHKVAQAVRNYLSNDGFIEVETPYLIKSTPEGARDFVVPSRMNEGQFYALPQSPQTFKQLLMVGGMDKYFQIVKCFRDEDLRADRQPEFTQIDCEMAFVEQEDILNTFEGLTRHLLKEINGVEVDKFPRMLYDDAMRLYGNDKPDIRFGMEFGELNEVAQHKDFNVFNSAELVVGIAVPGGNAYTRKEIDKLIDWVKRPQVGALGMVYCRCNEDGTFKSSVDKFYDQDDLAKWAEVTGAKAGDLICVLSGNTNKVRAQLSALRMELAERLGLRKSDEFAPLWVMDFPLLEWDEETERYHAMHHPFTSPKPGQLELLDSKPGEVKANAYDLVLNGNEIGGGSIRIHNKATQAIMLKHLGFSEEEARSQFGFLMDAFEYGAPPHGGIAFGLDRLVAILGGQETIRDFIAFPKNNSGRDVMIDAPAPIDDEQLQELNLKLNLKS, encoded by the coding sequence ATGTACAGAAGTCATAACTGTGGAGAATTAAGAGCCACTCACAACAATACAGAAGTCACACTTGCAGGTTGGGTACAAGGAGTTAGAGATAAAGGTTTTATGATCTATGTAGATCTCAGAGACCGCTATGGAATAACACAGCTTTACTTTGATGAAGATCAAAGTACTAAAGCACTGATGGAAACGGCTCAAAAATTAGGACGCGAATTTGTAATTCAGGTCAAAGGAAAGGTACAAGAGCGTACCTCTAAAAACCCTAATATTCCTACAGGTGATGTTGAGATTTTAGTTTCAGAATTAAGTGTGCTTAACGGTTCAAAAACACCTCCATTTACTATTGAAGATGAAACTGATGGTGGAGATGATTTACGTATGAAATACCGTTATTTGGATATTCGTCGCAATCCTGTGAAGGACAGTTTAGTGTTTAGACATAAAGTAGCACAAGCCGTTAGAAATTATCTTTCTAATGATGGCTTTATTGAAGTTGAAACACCATATCTAATAAAATCTACACCAGAAGGTGCTCGAGATTTTGTGGTGCCTTCTCGCATGAACGAAGGTCAGTTTTATGCCTTACCACAATCACCACAAACCTTTAAGCAGCTGCTTATGGTTGGTGGCATGGACAAATATTTTCAGATTGTAAAATGTTTTAGAGATGAGGATCTCAGAGCAGACCGTCAGCCAGAGTTTACACAAATAGACTGCGAAATGGCGTTTGTAGAACAAGAAGATATTTTAAATACGTTTGAAGGATTAACACGTCATTTACTTAAAGAAATTAATGGTGTTGAGGTTGATAAATTCCCAAGAATGCTATATGATGACGCAATGCGTCTGTATGGTAACGACAAACCAGATATTAGATTTGGAATGGAGTTTGGCGAGTTAAACGAGGTAGCACAGCACAAAGATTTTAACGTATTTAATTCTGCTGAATTGGTGGTTGGTATCGCTGTACCTGGCGGAAATGCATATACCAGAAAAGAGATAGACAAACTTATTGATTGGGTAAAGCGTCCGCAAGTTGGTGCTTTAGGTATGGTATATTGTCGTTGTAACGAAGATGGCACTTTTAAATCTTCAGTAGACAAATTCTACGATCAAGACGATTTAGCAAAATGGGCAGAAGTTACAGGTGCTAAAGCAGGCGATTTAATTTGTGTACTTTCAGGAAACACCAATAAAGTGAGAGCACAATTAAGTGCTTTACGTATGGAGTTGGCAGAACGTCTTGGCTTACGCAAGTCAGATGAATTTGCTCCACTATGGGTTATGGATTTCCCGCTTTTAGAATGGGATGAAGAGACAGAACGTTACCACGCTATGCACCATCCATTTACGTCCCCAAAACCAGGACAATTAGAATTATTAGATTCTAAACCAGGTGAAGTAAAAGCTAATGCTTACGATTTAGTATTAAATGGTAACGAAATTGGTGGTGGTTCTATTCGTATTCACAATAAAGCAACACAAGCAATTATGCTAAAACACTTAGGATTCTCTGAGGAAGAAGCCAGATCTCAATTTGGTTTCTTAATGGATGCTTTTGAGTATGGTGCACCTCCACATGGTGGTATTGCTTTTGGTTTGGATAGACTTGTTGCTATTTTAGGCGGACAAGAAACCATTAGAGATTTTATTGCCTTCCCAAAAAACAATTCTGGCAGAGATGTAATGATAGATGCACCTGCACCAATAGATGATGAACAATTGCAGGAACTCAATTTAAAATTGAATTTAAAATCATAA
- a CDS encoding chloride channel protein: protein MPTKSNLLKRLLIWRYKHVSEKNFIFLLSLIIGLLAGLISVFIKNITFAIEAIFEKGIILSENSIYFILPIVGLFLVYLFVKYISKQPSEHAIPSILFALSKRDGIINKKKIYYPLITAPLTVGFGGSVGLLGPAIASASALSSNFSRLLHIDRKTRSLLIACAAAGAIASIFKSPIAAIIFAIEVFSLDLTFASLLPLLMASVSSVITSYFFLGDSVLFDFSVSDKFVIKDTLFYILLGVGTGIASIYFSKIYFGVTSIFNRFKSARQKLIVGGLAIGVMLFFIPPLYGEGFGFINNLLLGNDIAALGKTPFDSHLDNIWIVIGLLFGITIFKAIAMTTTFAAGGTGGIIIPTLVMGSALGNVVAKVINNCGLGFNVSEANFTLIGMAGLIAGVLHAPLTAIFLIAEITGGYQLFVPLMITASMSFIINKNGLDHTIYTKELLEKGALLTQNKDKSVLTLMKLDSVIEQNFVELHPDMTLGDMLKNGVSKSNRNLFPVTDDEKNFIGIILLDNIRSVMFDQTLYNSTTVETFMQKPPEIIYYEEDSMEKVMKKFQRSKAWNLPVIRNDKYYGFVSKSKLLTAYRRELINFTS from the coding sequence ATGCCAACTAAGTCCAACTTATTAAAACGATTACTCATTTGGAGATACAAACATGTCTCCGAAAAGAACTTTATTTTTTTACTAAGTCTCATCATTGGTTTATTAGCTGGATTGATTTCAGTTTTCATTAAAAACATAACCTTTGCTATTGAAGCTATTTTTGAAAAAGGCATTATACTTTCAGAAAATAGCATCTATTTTATTTTACCAATTGTTGGTTTGTTTTTGGTTTACTTGTTTGTAAAATACATTTCAAAACAACCAAGCGAACATGCCATTCCATCCATCCTCTTTGCCTTATCTAAAAGAGATGGCATCATAAATAAGAAAAAGATATACTATCCTTTAATCACAGCTCCATTAACTGTAGGTTTTGGTGGTTCGGTAGGTTTGTTAGGACCTGCTATTGCTTCGGCTTCTGCATTAAGTTCTAACTTTAGTCGTTTATTACATATTGATAGAAAAACCAGAAGTTTGTTAATTGCCTGTGCAGCAGCAGGCGCAATTGCTTCTATTTTTAAATCACCAATTGCTGCTATTATTTTTGCTATTGAAGTCTTTAGCTTAGACCTAACATTTGCTTCACTCCTTCCTTTATTGATGGCTTCAGTGTCTTCTGTAATTACATCCTACTTTTTTCTGGGAGATAGTGTATTATTTGATTTTAGCGTTTCAGACAAATTTGTAATTAAGGATACACTATTTTACATTCTTTTAGGTGTAGGAACTGGTATTGCTTCTATCTATTTTTCAAAAATTTACTTCGGAGTTACGTCAATATTTAATCGTTTTAAATCCGCTAGACAAAAACTAATTGTTGGTGGTTTAGCTATTGGTGTTATGCTCTTTTTTATCCCTCCACTCTATGGTGAAGGTTTTGGCTTTATAAATAACCTTTTACTCGGTAACGATATTGCCGCCTTGGGCAAAACGCCATTCGATTCGCATTTAGACAATATCTGGATTGTTATCGGACTTTTATTTGGCATTACCATTTTTAAAGCCATTGCCATGACCACAACGTTTGCAGCTGGTGGAACAGGCGGAATTATAATTCCAACCTTGGTTATGGGAAGCGCTTTAGGTAATGTGGTTGCCAAAGTCATTAACAATTGTGGTTTAGGATTTAATGTATCTGAAGCCAACTTTACTTTAATTGGCATGGCTGGTCTTATTGCTGGTGTGCTTCATGCTCCCTTAACTGCCATTTTCTTAATTGCCGAAATTACGGGTGGCTACCAATTGTTTGTGCCTTTAATGATCACAGCATCCATGTCTTTTATTATAAATAAAAATGGCTTAGATCACACTATTTACACCAAAGAATTATTAGAAAAAGGTGCGCTTCTCACTCAAAATAAAGACAAAAGCGTTCTTACTTTAATGAAGTTAGATTCTGTTATTGAACAAAATTTTGTAGAACTACATCCAGACATGACATTGGGAGACATGCTAAAAAATGGAGTTTCTAAATCGAACCGAAATTTGTTTCCTGTTACTGATGATGAAAAGAACTTTATAGGCATCATTTTACTAGACAATATAAGATCGGTAATGTTTGACCAAACTCTTTATAACTCAACTACGGTTGAAACCTTTATGCAAAAACCACCTGAAATCATTTACTATGAAGAGGACTCAATGGAAAAGGTGATGAAGAAATTTCAACGCTCAAAAGCCTGGAATTTACCCGTAATTAGAAATGATAAATATTATGGTTTTGTATCAAAATCTAAGCTTTTAACAGCGTATCGTCGTGAATTGATTAATTTTACATCTTAG
- a CDS encoding cold-shock protein, whose product MTGTVKFFNDSKGFGFITNEETGKDIFVHVSNLNGVELREGDNVEYTEEEGRKGMVAANVSVL is encoded by the coding sequence ATGACTGGAACAGTTAAATTTTTCAATGATTCAAAAGGATTTGGATTCATTACAAACGAAGAAACAGGAAAAGATATCTTCGTTCACGTATCAAACCTTAATGGCGTAGAATTACGCGAAGGTGACAATGTAGAGTACACAGAAGAAGAAGGCAGAAAAGGAATGGTTGCTGCAAATGTAAGCGTTCTTTAA
- a CDS encoding protease complex subunit PrcB family protein encodes MHKLLGIVVLLFALNCKSAENKAKMTQENIILIGKGNLHGSGAEGIEQQNLIVTSSEEWQNLLNSINSVNKVSNSFSETDIDFSKYTVLAVFDEVKNSGGHSLNLVVEETKDKILIEVLRKSPDGIATSVMTQPYHIVKIPKPSLPIDFK; translated from the coding sequence ATGCATAAGTTACTAGGAATTGTAGTTTTACTGTTTGCCTTAAACTGTAAATCAGCAGAAAATAAAGCAAAAATGACACAAGAAAATATTATTCTTATTGGAAAAGGTAACCTGCATGGCTCTGGTGCTGAAGGTATAGAGCAACAGAATTTAATAGTTACCTCTTCAGAAGAATGGCAGAATTTGCTTAATAGCATAAACTCAGTTAATAAGGTTTCCAATAGTTTTTCTGAAACTGATATTGATTTTTCAAAATATACTGTGCTTGCAGTATTTGATGAGGTTAAAAATTCAGGAGGTCACAGCTTAAATCTCGTTGTTGAAGAAACTAAGGACAAAATTTTAATAGAGGTATTACGAAAATCACCAGATGGTATAGCAACTTCAGTTATGACACAACCCTATCATATTGTAAAAATTCCTAAACCTAGTTTACCAATAGATTTTAAATAA
- a CDS encoding nucleoside deaminase → MIKPFDDTYYMKKALQEAEVAFEKGEIPVGAVIVVEDRIIARTHNLTELLNDVTAHAEMQAITSAANFLGGKYLTKCTLYVTLEPCQMCAGALYWSQIAKIVYGASDEQRGFTAMGTKLHPKTKVVSGVLAEEASELMKRFFIEKRNLN, encoded by the coding sequence ATGATAAAGCCATTTGACGATACATATTACATGAAAAAAGCCCTTCAGGAGGCTGAGGTTGCTTTTGAAAAAGGTGAAATTCCTGTTGGTGCAGTTATTGTAGTAGAAGACAGAATTATAGCCAGAACGCATAATCTTACTGAGCTACTAAACGATGTTACAGCACACGCAGAGATGCAGGCTATTACTTCTGCAGCCAATTTTTTAGGTGGAAAATATTTGACTAAGTGCACACTCTATGTAACCTTAGAACCATGCCAAATGTGTGCTGGTGCCTTGTATTGGAGCCAGATTGCAAAAATAGTTTACGGAGCTTCAGACGAGCAGCGTGGTTTTACAGCTATGGGAACCAAATTGCATCCTAAAACTAAGGTTGTTAGTGGTGTTTTAGCAGAAGAAGCATCAGAATTAATGAAACGTTTTTTTATTGAAAAGCGTAATTTGAATTAA
- a CDS encoding 1-deoxy-D-xylulose-5-phosphate synthase: protein MKRLLKHINLPEDLRRLKAEDLPQVAKELREFIINVVATKEGHLGASLGVIELTIALHYTFNTPEDLLIWDVGHQAYGHKILTGRKDRFETNRQLNGISGFPKRTESDYDTFGVGHSSTSISAALGMAIASQLKGENKHHIAVIGDASIASGMAFEGLNHAGVTDANLLVILNDNAIGIDPSVGALKQYLTNVKKGTQKQDNIFEALNFNYSGPIDGHDLPLLISELERLKTVKGPKFLHVITTKGKGLKQAEANQVKYHAPGKFDAKTGELITKSSTVEPPKYQDVFGETIVELARKNEKIIGITPAMPTGSSLKYMMEIFPNRAFDVGIAEQHAVTLAAGMATQGLIPFCNIYSTFLQRAYDQIIHDVALQNLPVVFCLDRAGLVGEDGATHHGVFDLAYLNCVPNLVIFAPRDAIALRNIMYTAQLGIDFPIAIRYPRGRGHLLEWKLPYKTIEIGKGECLKKGKDIAILSIGTMAKHAEDAIVDLDVSHYDLQFVKPLDETLLHEIFKTHKTIVTIEDGTIVGGFGSAVLAFANKHNYKQYVEILGIEDKFTDHGSVLQLQQLQQLDSASIKKNVEQLLAVLNNS, encoded by the coding sequence ATGAAGCGTCTTCTCAAACATATCAACTTACCTGAAGACTTACGTCGACTCAAAGCTGAAGATTTACCTCAAGTAGCTAAAGAATTACGTGAGTTTATCATCAACGTTGTGGCTACAAAAGAAGGCCATCTTGGTGCCAGTTTAGGTGTTATAGAATTGACTATTGCACTACATTACACCTTTAACACGCCTGAAGATTTACTCATTTGGGATGTTGGTCACCAAGCCTATGGTCATAAAATTTTAACCGGAAGAAAAGATCGTTTTGAAACCAACAGACAACTTAATGGTATTAGCGGTTTTCCAAAACGAACTGAAAGTGATTATGATACCTTTGGAGTAGGGCACTCTTCCACTTCAATCTCGGCAGCTTTAGGTATGGCCATTGCATCACAACTTAAAGGTGAAAACAAACATCATATTGCAGTTATTGGTGATGCTTCTATCGCAAGCGGAATGGCTTTTGAAGGTCTTAACCATGCTGGAGTTACAGATGCTAACTTATTAGTCATTCTCAATGACAATGCCATCGGCATAGACCCAAGCGTTGGTGCGTTAAAACAGTACTTAACCAATGTAAAAAAGGGCACACAAAAACAAGATAACATTTTTGAAGCCTTAAACTTTAACTATTCTGGTCCTATTGACGGTCATGACTTACCGCTGTTAATTTCTGAATTAGAACGGTTAAAAACTGTAAAAGGTCCAAAGTTTTTGCACGTAATTACCACTAAAGGTAAAGGTCTAAAACAAGCAGAAGCAAACCAAGTTAAATACCATGCACCTGGTAAATTTGACGCAAAAACAGGAGAACTTATTACAAAATCAAGTACTGTTGAGCCTCCAAAATATCAAGATGTTTTTGGTGAAACTATTGTAGAATTGGCCAGAAAAAACGAAAAAATTATTGGCATTACACCAGCTATGCCAACTGGGAGTTCTTTAAAATACATGATGGAAATATTTCCTAATCGTGCTTTTGATGTAGGTATTGCAGAGCAACATGCTGTTACTCTTGCAGCTGGTATGGCAACACAAGGATTAATTCCGTTTTGTAATATCTACTCTACCTTTTTGCAACGTGCTTACGACCAGATTATACATGATGTGGCGTTGCAAAATTTACCTGTTGTGTTTTGTTTGGACAGAGCAGGTTTAGTTGGCGAAGACGGCGCAACACATCATGGTGTTTTTGATTTGGCTTACCTTAATTGTGTACCTAATTTGGTGATTTTTGCACCAAGAGATGCTATTGCTTTACGAAATATAATGTACACCGCTCAATTAGGAATTGATTTCCCAATTGCCATACGCTATCCACGTGGTAGAGGTCATCTTTTAGAATGGAAGCTACCTTATAAAACCATTGAAATTGGCAAGGGCGAATGCCTCAAAAAGGGAAAAGATATAGCCATATTATCTATTGGTACTATGGCAAAGCATGCTGAAGATGCTATTGTAGATTTAGATGTTTCGCATTATGACCTGCAATTTGTAAAGCCTCTTGATGAAACATTGCTACACGAAATTTTTAAAACACACAAAACTATTGTCACCATAGAAGATGGTACCATAGTAGGTGGTTTTGGAAGTGCTGTTTTAGCTTTTGCAAATAAGCACAACTATAAACAATATGTTGAGATATTAGGAATTGAAGATAAATTTACAGACCATGGCTCTGTGTTGCAATTGCAACAATTACAACAGCTGGATTCCGCTTCAATTAAAAAGAATGTAGAACAACTACTCGCTGTCCTCAACAACAGCTAA
- a CDS encoding deoxyguanosinetriphosphate triphosphohydrolase: protein MNWEQLLSLKRFGDNNKRLRKEQDETRVGFEVDYDRIIFSSEFRSLQDKTQVVPLSKTDFVHTRLTHSLEVSVVGRSLGRQVGRLLLEKHPQLENVHGYKINDFGAIVAAAALAHDIGNPPFGHSGEKAIGAYFKNGNGLQFKPNLTDKEYQDLCDFEGNANGFKILTESRAGRLGGLRLSYATLGAFMKYPKESLPKKPTKHIVDKKYGFFQSEKDMFKEVASELGLISRSQKDLNYNRHPLAYLVEAADDICYTIIDFEDGINLGLIEEDYALEYLIKLVKGRIITQNYNALQTIQDRVSYLRALAISTLIDEAASIFMKNEEAILDGKFETALLDTSQYKAQIKDIINLSIKKVYRSKEVINKEVAGYEILNQLLNAYGNLAYNVYNDSLSNYDKLLQELLPETINLSNGSLYNNLLSVCLFISKLSDTNAMLLHKKLKGNIL from the coding sequence ATGAACTGGGAGCAACTATTATCCTTAAAACGCTTTGGTGACAATAATAAAAGACTAAGAAAAGAACAAGACGAAACACGTGTTGGGTTTGAGGTCGATTATGACCGAATTATATTTTCTTCAGAATTTAGAAGTTTACAAGATAAAACGCAGGTAGTACCGTTATCTAAGACAGATTTTGTACATACGAGACTAACACACAGCTTAGAAGTTAGTGTTGTTGGGCGCTCCTTAGGTAGACAAGTAGGTAGACTACTTCTAGAAAAACATCCACAATTAGAAAATGTACACGGTTATAAGATTAATGATTTTGGTGCTATAGTAGCGGCTGCTGCATTAGCGCACGATATTGGAAATCCACCATTTGGACATTCTGGCGAAAAGGCAATAGGTGCATATTTTAAAAATGGTAATGGATTGCAATTTAAACCTAATTTAACGGATAAAGAATATCAGGATTTGTGTGATTTTGAAGGTAATGCCAACGGATTTAAGATCTTAACCGAAAGTAGGGCTGGAAGGCTGGGAGGATTGAGGTTAAGTTATGCCACACTCGGAGCTTTTATGAAATACCCAAAGGAATCACTACCTAAAAAACCAACAAAACATATAGTTGATAAAAAGTATGGTTTTTTTCAAAGTGAAAAAGACATGTTTAAAGAAGTAGCTTCGGAACTAGGTTTAATTTCACGAAGCCAAAAAGATCTAAACTATAATAGGCATCCATTAGCCTATTTGGTAGAAGCAGCCGATGATATTTGTTACACTATTATAGATTTTGAAGATGGAATAAATCTTGGATTAATTGAAGAAGATTATGCTTTAGAGTATTTAATAAAACTTGTAAAAGGGAGAATTATAACTCAAAACTATAATGCCCTACAAACTATACAAGATAGAGTTAGTTATTTGCGCGCATTAGCTATTAGTACTTTAATTGATGAAGCAGCATCGATATTTATGAAAAATGAAGAGGCCATTTTAGACGGAAAATTTGAAACAGCGCTTTTAGACACTAGTCAGTATAAAGCCCAGATAAAAGATATTATAAATTTAAGTATTAAAAAAGTCTACCGATCAAAAGAAGTTATAAATAAGGAGGTAGCAGGTTATGAAATTTTAAATCAGTTGTTAAATGCTTATGGAAATTTAGCATATAATGTATATAATGATAGCTTATCTAACTATGATAAACTATTGCAAGAACTCTTACCAGAAACCATTAATCTATCGAATGGATCTCTTTACAATAATCTACTCTCTGTGTGTTTGTTTATTTCAAAATTATCAGATACAAATGCCATGTTATTACATAAAAAACTGAAGGGTAACATCTTATAG
- a CDS encoding TonB-dependent receptor, whose translation MKHILKVFALIIFFSATSTAFSQGKVTGTVIDGEFNEPMAFANILVKGTSKGVTTDFDGKYELELEEGTYTLVFSFVGYATKEISDVVIKENEVFTLDVLMETNSLDTVVITTTTKRNTESAVLNLQKKSAVVLDGLSSQAIKSTGASNVAAAVKSVPGVSIQGDKYVFVRGLGDRYTKTTLNGIDIPGLDPDRNTIQMNLFPTNIIDNVIVVKSSSAEYPADFTGGLVDISTKDFPSKGEYSISFGGGYNPDMHFNDQYLKSEGSDTDFFGYDDGTRNLPINRYQQIPGTFDNKLLLTSLTSRFLNELAGQQTTSGMNYDFGFTLGNQYDVGNDRLGYQASFSYKNETTFYEDRQDGAFVKNNADPSDNDLNFTLASTGSEGINNVILNGMLGLTFKTDKSKIKANLLHIQNGESAAGFFDQVISQDGVGGGLEPLTKNSITYTERSITNLLLTGKHRLNSITEDKAFNMEWKLAPTFSKVMDKAHRITPLQRADNGEFFVSPSAATFPIQLWRNLVEENWAGKVDFDKTIELFNRPAKIKFGGAFTYKFRDFSTDDYTFNIQGEDSFIAGGDVNELLNPNNIWTPDTGNGTYLISIDTFNPNDAYEGEQQIGATYASAEFNLSEKLKSVIGLRAEAFNSYYTGQDNSTVFNRANILDELDFFPSANFIYALNDNTNLRASYGRTTARPSFKEASVAQIFDPITNRLFIGNINLVPTYVNNFDLRYEFIGENGQMFAVSGFYKDFTDPIEQAFFQQAPTQITVGNLGDATVFGAEFEIRQRLGFISEGLNNLRFVSNVTVTESRLTMGEDEFSSRQLAARDGETIDRERDMQGQAPFVINAGFDYNNTDIGLQAGLFFNVQGETLEVVGIGLVPDVYTQPFNSLNFTFNKTFGENGRSSIDLKVNNILADERLSEYVSFGTDNQVFSLREPGTEISLGYTFKF comes from the coding sequence ATGAAACATATATTAAAAGTCTTTGCTCTTATTATATTTTTCTCAGCTACATCTACAGCTTTTTCTCAAGGGAAAGTAACTGGAACTGTAATTGACGGTGAGTTTAATGAGCCTATGGCCTTTGCTAATATTTTGGTAAAAGGTACTTCAAAAGGTGTCACTACTGACTTTGATGGAAAATACGAGTTAGAGCTAGAAGAAGGCACCTATACATTAGTTTTTTCTTTTGTAGGGTATGCTACCAAAGAAATTTCAGACGTCGTTATAAAAGAGAACGAGGTGTTTACTTTAGATGTATTAATGGAAACTAATTCTTTAGATACCGTTGTCATTACTACGACTACAAAAAGAAATACCGAGAGTGCAGTTTTAAACCTGCAAAAAAAATCAGCAGTAGTTTTAGATGGTTTATCTTCTCAGGCCATAAAGAGTACTGGCGCCAGTAATGTTGCTGCCGCTGTTAAAAGTGTTCCTGGTGTATCTATTCAGGGAGATAAGTATGTGTTTGTTCGTGGTCTGGGTGATCGTTATACAAAAACTACTTTAAATGGCATTGATATTCCTGGACTAGACCCTGACCGTAATACCATACAGATGAATTTATTTCCAACTAACATTATTGATAATGTGATAGTTGTAAAGTCCTCATCTGCCGAATATCCTGCAGATTTTACCGGAGGTTTAGTCGATATCTCCACAAAGGATTTCCCTAGCAAAGGTGAATACTCAATTTCTTTTGGCGGTGGTTATAATCCTGATATGCATTTTAACGATCAGTATCTAAAATCAGAAGGTAGTGATACTGATTTTTTTGGATACGATGATGGTACCAGAAATTTACCAATAAACAGGTACCAACAAATACCTGGTACTTTTGACAACAAGTTGTTATTAACTTCCTTAACAAGTAGGTTTTTAAATGAACTTGCTGGACAGCAGACAACCAGCGGAATGAACTATGATTTTGGTTTCACGCTAGGCAATCAATATGATGTAGGTAATGATCGATTAGGGTATCAAGCTTCATTCTCTTACAAAAATGAGACTACGTTCTATGAAGATAGACAAGACGGTGCTTTTGTTAAAAATAATGCCGATCCTTCTGATAATGATTTAAATTTCACTTTAGCCTCTACAGGTTCTGAAGGTATTAACAATGTTATTCTGAATGGAATGTTAGGTTTGACCTTTAAAACTGATAAATCTAAAATTAAGGCCAACTTACTGCATATTCAAAATGGTGAGTCAGCAGCTGGATTTTTCGATCAGGTGATATCGCAAGATGGAGTAGGCGGTGGTTTAGAGCCTTTAACAAAAAATTCTATTACATATACAGAACGCTCTATTACTAATTTACTTTTAACTGGTAAACATAGATTAAATAGTATTACAGAAGATAAGGCGTTTAACATGGAATGGAAACTGGCTCCGACGTTTTCTAAAGTTATGGATAAAGCACATAGAATCACACCACTACAGCGAGCTGATAATGGTGAATTCTTTGTAAGTCCGTCTGCTGCTACTTTCCCTATACAATTATGGAGAAATTTAGTTGAAGAAAACTGGGCTGGTAAGGTAGATTTTGATAAAACTATTGAATTATTTAATCGTCCTGCTAAAATTAAATTTGGTGGTGCATTCACCTATAAGTTTAGAGATTTTAGTACTGATGATTACACGTTTAATATACAGGGTGAAGATTCTTTTATTGCAGGAGGTGACGTTAACGAGTTATTAAACCCTAATAATATCTGGACACCAGATACTGGCAACGGAACATACTTAATCTCAATTGATACGTTTAACCCTAATGATGCTTATGAGGGCGAACAGCAAATTGGCGCAACTTACGCGTCTGCAGAGTTTAACCTGTCTGAGAAATTAAAATCTGTTATTGGCCTTAGAGCTGAAGCATTTAATTCCTATTATACGGGTCAAGACAACTCTACTGTTTTTAACAGAGCAAATATTTTAGATGAGTTAGACTTTTTCCCTTCAGCAAATTTCATTTATGCCTTAAATGATAATACAAACTTAAGGGCTTCTTACGGAAGAACAACGGCAAGACCTTCATTTAAAGAGGCTTCTGTTGCTCAAATTTTTGATCCTATTACAAATAGATTATTTATAGGTAACATTAATCTTGTGCCAACTTATGTCAATAATTTTGATTTACGTTATGAATTTATTGGTGAAAACGGACAAATGTTTGCAGTAAGTGGATTTTATAAGGATTTTACAGATCCTATAGAACAAGCCTTCTTCCAGCAAGCACCAACTCAAATAACAGTTGGCAATCTTGGAGATGCTACTGTTTTTGGTGCTGAATTTGAAATAAGACAGCGTTTAGGATTTATTTCTGAAGGGCTTAACAATTTAAGATTTGTATCTAATGTAACAGTTACAGAATCTAGGTTAACCATGGGAGAAGATGAGTTTAGCAGTAGACAACTTGCCGCCAGAGATGGTGAAACTATAGATAGAGAAAGAGATATGCAAGGTCAGGCACCTTTTGTAATAAACGCAGGGTTTGATTACAATAATACTGATATAGGCTTACAAGCAGGTTTATTCTTTAATGTTCAAGGTGAAACTCTTGAGGTTGTTGGTATCGGTTTAGTACCAGATGTATACACTCAACCTTTTAATAGTTTAAATTTTACTTTTAATAAGACCTTTGGCGAAAACGGACGTTCTTCTATAGATCTTAAAGTTAATAACATATTAGCTGACGAACGCTTAAGTGAATATGTTTCCTTTGGAACCGACAATCAGGTTTTTTCATTAAGAGAGCCAGGAACTGAAATATCCTTAGGCTACACTTTTAAGTTCTAA